The Kiritimatiellales bacterium genomic sequence ACACTGCCGGCGTTTCAAATCGGCTCCGGAATTCTACTGCTGTTGAGCGGAATCGAACTCGTGCGCGGCACCGTTATGAAAAGTTTGCGGCACAGTCCGGAAGATTCCGGCGATATCACTGTAGTGCCGCTCGCGATCCCATATACCGTCGGACCGGGCACCACCGGTGCGCTGATGGTTATGGGTGCCGTGCAAAAACCGCTGACCGGCTGGCTGATTGAAATTTTCGGCATCACTGTCGCCGTATTGTTTATTGGCGCACTGCTTTATTTTTCCAACCATATTGAGCGCCTGTTAAAGCGTAAAGGCCTGGATATCCTGAGTAAGCTCACCGGACTGTTCCTGTGCGCACTGGCAACGCAGTTGATTCTTACCGGCATTAAAGTTTTTTGGGCTCAATAATTTAAATGTCAAAAATCGAGAAGCGATTTTTCGTTTGGTGGAACGCGATCTCCGAGCGCGTTTTGAACGTGCCCGGAGGTCACGT encodes the following:
- a CDS encoding MarC family protein, whose product is MQFSELIRISIKLFLLLTPFFVLTVFVGLTDGMPHIQQRRIALRSSFTIWATCIILYFFGNQIFRYLGITLPAFQIGSGILLLLSGIELVRGTVMKSLRHSPEDSGDITVVPLAIPYTVGPGTTGALMVMGAVQKPLTGWLIEIFGITVAVLFIGALLYFSNHIERLLKRKGLDILSKLTGLFLCALATQLILTGIKVFWAQ